In Methanothermus fervidus DSM 2088, a single genomic region encodes these proteins:
- a CDS encoding prephenate dehydratase (COGs: COG0077 Prephenate dehydratase~InterPro IPR001086: IPR018528: IPR002912~KEGG: mth:MTH1220 chorismate mutase~PFAM: prephenate dehydratase; amino acid-binding ACT domain protein~PRIAM: Prephenate dehydratase~SPTR: O27288 Chorismate mutase~PFAM: Prephenate dehydratase; ACT domain), with protein MKIGYLGPKGTFTEEAAIKLKKFEKCKLLSFDSIVEVLDAVDKNKIDKGVVPIENSIEGSVGITLDLLAFEYNLCIYREIIIPINHCLITNKGVKLSDIEVICSHPHSLAQCRKFIEKLGLKIRSFQSTAAAAKFIKGKLNYAAIAPKRAAKLYNLHVIQENIQDYKNNFTRFIVVAKRDHEFTGDDKTSIVFSLEDKPGRLYEVLKEFAKRNINLTKIESRPLKLGLGRYIFFLDFEGHRKENKIVDVLDAVSKKTHFMKILGSYPISKIYESNSLKK; from the coding sequence TTGAAGATTGGATATTTAGGTCCAAAAGGAACTTTTACAGAAGAAGCTGCTATAAAATTAAAAAAATTTGAAAAATGTAAATTGTTAAGTTTTGATTCCATTGTTGAAGTACTAGACGCTGTAGATAAAAATAAAATTGATAAAGGCGTTGTTCCAATAGAAAATTCGATAGAAGGGAGTGTAGGTATAACTTTAGATCTTTTGGCCTTTGAATATAACCTCTGTATTTATAGAGAAATAATTATACCAATAAATCATTGCTTAATTACAAATAAAGGAGTAAAGCTTAGTGATATAGAAGTTATATGTTCTCATCCTCATTCATTAGCTCAATGTCGTAAATTTATCGAAAAGTTAGGATTAAAAATTCGCTCTTTTCAAAGTACTGCTGCAGCTGCTAAATTCATAAAAGGAAAATTAAATTATGCAGCAATAGCTCCTAAAAGGGCTGCAAAATTATACAATTTACACGTAATTCAAGAAAATATACAAGATTACAAAAATAATTTTACAAGATTTATAGTGGTAGCTAAAAGGGATCATGAGTTTACAGGGGATGATAAAACATCGATAGTTTTTTCACTTGAAGATAAACCAGGACGACTTTATGAAGTTTTAAAAGAATTTGCGAAAAGAAATATAAATTTAACAAAAATAGAATCCAGACCTTTAAAGTTAGGGCTCGGAAGATACATTTTTTTCTTAGATTTTGAAGGTCATAGAAAAGAAAATAAAATTGTCGACGTATTAGACGCTGTATCCAAAAAAACGCATTTTATGAAAATATTAGGCTCATATCCTATTTCAAAAATTTATGAATCTAATTCTTTGAAGAAATAA
- a CDS encoding protein of unknown function DUF364 (COGs: COG2014 conserved hypothetical protein~InterPro IPR007161~KEGG: cma:Cmaq_0299 hypothetical protein~PFAM: protein of unknown function DUF364~SPTR: A8MB57 Putative uncharacterized protein~PFAM: Domain of unknown function (DUF364)) yields the protein MMKIIEELIRITKKYPVEDVRVGVSWTAVLSKYCGVANTFSMFNIHGNYTKDWGKLTEKDTRELAEYVKSWNLIEASIGVAAINSTIKPKGKKNINMLELLPEISKNKKVTMIGRFPKVDAIKEVSKEFWILEINPFLVNPKHNIFPEFAAEQLIPKSDVLIITSSTIINKTIDRYLKLVNEDSYVVLMGPTTPLHKTLFDYGIDILAGLEVLKPKAILEKISQSAGMISSRVCEGEVRYRVLEK from the coding sequence ATGATGAAAATAATTGAAGAGTTAATAAGGATAACCAAAAAATATCCTGTGGAAGATGTTCGAGTTGGAGTCTCTTGGACTGCTGTATTGAGTAAATATTGCGGAGTTGCAAACACTTTTAGCATGTTTAATATACATGGAAATTACACAAAAGATTGGGGTAAATTAACAGAAAAAGATACGAGAGAATTGGCAGAATACGTTAAATCTTGGAATTTAATTGAAGCTAGCATTGGAGTTGCAGCTATAAACTCTACTATAAAACCCAAAGGTAAGAAAAACATAAACATGTTAGAGTTGTTACCAGAAATTTCAAAAAATAAAAAAGTGACTATGATTGGTAGATTTCCAAAAGTTGATGCAATTAAAGAAGTTTCAAAAGAGTTTTGGATTTTAGAAATAAATCCTTTTTTAGTGAACCCTAAGCATAATATTTTTCCTGAATTTGCTGCAGAACAATTAATTCCAAAAAGTGATGTACTCATTATTACATCTTCAACTATAATCAACAAAACTATTGATAGGTATTTAAAACTTGTAAATGAAGATAGCTATGTAGTACTTATGGGACCAACAACACCACTTCATAAAACATTATTTGATTATGGAATTGACATTCTTGCAGGACTTGAAGTGTTAAAACCTAAGGCAATATTAGAAAAAATAAGCCAAAGTGCTGGCATGATAAGCAGTAGAGTTTGTGAAGGTGAAGTTAGGTATAGGGTTTTGGAAAAATGA
- a CDS encoding ATP dependent DNA ligase (COGs: COG1423 ATP-dependent DNA ligase homolog of eukaryotic ligase III~InterPro IPR012310: IPR001072~KEGG: mth:MTH1221 hypothetical protein~PFAM: ATP dependent DNA ligase~SPTR: O27289 Conserved protein~PFAM: ATP dependent DNA ligase domain~TIGRFAM: RNA ligase, Pab1020 family) — MQIDWNKTCGLKKVHYVCPKCGNEFKKSLQRMLKKFNLDIERIEKGIKSGKIKFYESLGFPTLHFKKDVGKLEAGTVIYFHKKVDIIRGFPKIRRTLLLSPTIEKHFKDFVAVEEKMNGYNVRIAKVGEKIVALTRGGFICPFTTNKVMELLNLEDFFNDFPDLIVCGEMIGTHNPYVPHYYPEVGKLGFRIFDIRRKVSNEALSVYEKNKLLKKYNLPGVRLFGIFDVEEAPKKIEEIIKELEKENREGVVIKDPEMKIPPVKYTCGRAHHSELKFAFTFPFDFGRHFLFSRVIREGFQSYEFKESREEMRERAKRIGESILLPMIETIKKIAENGVAHEDVIIDVETKAEAEKLIRHLRKQGVIAKLVSYKDGKAKIRRIYQSTTDKIKHYLNGGLY, encoded by the coding sequence TTGCAAATAGATTGGAATAAAACCTGTGGTTTAAAAAAAGTACATTATGTTTGTCCAAAATGTGGAAATGAATTTAAAAAATCATTGCAGAGAATGTTAAAAAAATTTAATCTAGATATAGAACGCATTGAAAAAGGAATAAAAAGTGGAAAAATAAAATTTTATGAATCTCTTGGGTTTCCCACTTTACATTTTAAAAAAGATGTTGGAAAATTAGAAGCTGGAACAGTAATTTATTTTCACAAAAAAGTAGATATCATAAGAGGCTTTCCCAAAATACGACGTACACTACTTCTTTCTCCAACTATAGAGAAACATTTTAAGGATTTTGTTGCTGTTGAAGAAAAAATGAATGGTTACAATGTTAGAATAGCAAAGGTTGGAGAAAAAATTGTGGCATTAACACGTGGGGGCTTTATATGTCCTTTTACAACAAATAAAGTTATGGAACTATTAAATCTTGAAGATTTTTTTAATGATTTTCCAGACTTAATTGTATGTGGGGAAATGATTGGAACACATAATCCTTATGTACCCCATTATTATCCTGAAGTGGGAAAGTTAGGCTTTAGAATTTTTGATATAAGGCGTAAAGTAAGTAATGAAGCACTTTCAGTTTATGAGAAAAATAAATTATTAAAAAAATATAATCTTCCTGGTGTACGGCTTTTTGGAATCTTTGATGTAGAAGAAGCTCCAAAAAAAATTGAAGAAATAATCAAAGAATTAGAAAAAGAAAATAGAGAAGGTGTAGTGATTAAAGACCCTGAAATGAAAATACCTCCAGTTAAATATACTTGTGGACGTGCTCACCATTCAGAACTAAAGTTTGCATTTACGTTTCCTTTTGATTTTGGAAGGCATTTCTTATTTAGCAGAGTTATTAGAGAAGGTTTCCAATCCTATGAATTTAAGGAATCTAGAGAGGAAATGCGTGAAAGAGCAAAAAGAATTGGAGAATCTATACTTCTACCAATGATTGAAACGATAAAAAAAATTGCTGAAAATGGAGTAGCACATGAAGATGTAATTATAGACGTAGAAACAAAAGCTGAAGCCGAAAAATTGATAAGACATTTACGTAAACAAGGTGTAATTGCAAAACTAGTTAGTTATAAAGATGGAAAAGCGAAAATAAGGAGAATATATCAATCAACAACAGACAAAATTAAACATTACCTTAATGGAGGGCTTTACTAA